The Lactobacillus sp. CBA3605 genome contains a region encoding:
- a CDS encoding AI-2E family transporter has protein sequence MKDQPSRKRWTSTKTIRTLVIILLVLACFFLGKQVDWLLTPVQQFFSIVGFPIVLAGVLYYLMNPLVDRLETKYHIRRTWTIIALFVIILGLIIWGIVAIIPTIRTQTLAIINEWPKYWQNASSEVNHWLNDPKLSALRDQVDQWNTDTSKLLNGKVTKYLTGTVSSITSVVSTVTTVIIGLITMPFILFYLLKDGHQLPKYLVKFIPDKGRTSFLQMLTEINTQVSNYIRGQLTVAFFVAVMFAIGYWVIGLKFALTLGIAAGILNLIPYLGSFLAMVPSVVIAMVISPWMLVKVLIVFAIEQTIEGRVISPLVLGSSLAIHPVTILIVLLAAGKIFGLLGVIFGIPGYAILKVLITHLFTWYRHQSGLYEADD, from the coding sequence TTGAAAGATCAACCAAGCCGAAAGCGGTGGACGAGTACCAAAACAATCCGCACACTGGTTATTATTTTATTAGTGTTGGCCTGTTTCTTTTTAGGAAAACAAGTTGATTGGCTATTGACCCCGGTGCAGCAGTTCTTTAGCATTGTTGGGTTTCCGATTGTGTTAGCTGGGGTGTTGTATTACTTGATGAATCCGCTCGTTGATCGGTTGGAAACGAAGTACCACATTCGGCGTACTTGGACGATTATTGCGTTATTTGTGATTATTTTAGGGCTGATTATTTGGGGGATTGTTGCGATTATTCCGACGATTCGCACTCAGACTTTGGCGATCATTAATGAATGGCCAAAATATTGGCAAAATGCTAGTAGCGAGGTCAATCACTGGTTAAATGATCCAAAATTATCAGCGTTACGTGATCAAGTCGATCAATGGAATACGGATACGAGTAAGTTATTAAATGGTAAGGTCACTAAATATTTAACTGGGACGGTCTCCTCGATTACGAGTGTGGTGAGCACTGTAACGACGGTTATTATCGGGCTAATTACGATGCCATTTATTTTATTCTACCTGTTAAAAGACGGGCATCAATTGCCGAAGTATTTAGTGAAGTTCATCCCTGACAAGGGCCGAACCAGCTTCTTACAAATGCTGACCGAAATTAATACGCAAGTTAGTAACTACATCCGTGGTCAATTAACCGTTGCTTTCTTTGTCGCAGTGATGTTTGCGATTGGGTATTGGGTGATTGGCCTAAAATTCGCTTTAACATTAGGGATTGCGGCGGGAATTTTGAACTTAATTCCATATCTGGGATCGTTTCTAGCAATGGTTCCGTCGGTTGTGATTGCGATGGTCATTTCACCGTGGATGTTAGTTAAGGTGTTAATCGTCTTTGCAATCGAGCAAACGATTGAAGGCCGCGTGATTTCACCGTTAGTTTTAGGCAGTAGCTTGGCGATTCATCCGGTGACCATATTGATTGTGTTATTAGCCGCAGGGAAAATCTTTGGGTTATTGGGTGTAATCTTTGGGATTCCCGGGTACGCTATCTTGAAAGTGTTGATTACCCATTTATTTACGTGGTATCGGCACCAATCGGGACTGTACGAAGCGGATGATTGA
- a CDS encoding PTS glucitol/sorbitol transporter subunit IIA, with the protein MATTATVQSIGQQAISPAEPILILFNETATAALQQIAIIQKFAQPVTDLALQIGSTVQIDDQKFTVAYVGELVNTSLASIGHATLYFTEVPTKPMQNGVYLAPTTLPTIKVGSVITYRA; encoded by the coding sequence ATGGCAACGACAGCAACGGTACAATCAATTGGACAACAAGCCATTTCACCAGCGGAACCAATTTTAATCTTATTTAATGAAACGGCCACTGCCGCTTTACAACAGATTGCGATCATTCAAAAGTTTGCACAGCCAGTGACCGACTTGGCATTACAGATTGGCAGTACAGTGCAAATTGATGATCAAAAGTTTACGGTTGCTTATGTGGGTGAACTGGTGAATACGAGCCTCGCAAGTATTGGGCATGCTACGTTATACTTTACTGAGGTTCCTACTAAACCGATGCAAAACGGCGTTTACTTAGCACCAACGACGTTACCCACAATTAAAGTTGGGAGTGTTATTACGTATCGCGCATAA
- a CDS encoding lactonase family protein: MQEKILFGTYTKKTSQGIYQGTLDTTAKTLTNDGLLAKTANPTYLALSAKNRLYSVAKDADQGGVAAWQLTDQGATPLNKVVAPGTPPAYVAVDEARQLVYSANYHQGTASVMTIAENGDLTLVDQLTHTGNGPRPEQDSAHIHYTDLTPDNRLVAIDLGSDKVYVYNVSAAGKLTAQSVLTLTPGFGPRHLVFTPDGTHALLAGELSSQVASLAYDSATGSFMQLGTVKTIPEDYTDHNGAAAIRLSNDGHYLYVSNRGYNSLAVFAVAADAHLTLIQEISTEGDFPRDFDLDATEAFVVVVNQNTDNATLYERDLSSGKLSLLQKDLTVPEGVCVLFAK; the protein is encoded by the coding sequence ATGCAAGAAAAAATTCTATTTGGAACTTATACGAAAAAAACGAGTCAGGGGATTTATCAAGGCACCCTGGACACCACGGCAAAAACATTAACTAATGATGGCCTCTTAGCCAAAACCGCTAACCCAACTTACTTAGCTTTATCTGCTAAAAATCGGTTATACAGCGTGGCTAAAGACGCTGATCAAGGTGGTGTTGCTGCTTGGCAATTAACTGACCAAGGCGCCACCCCTTTAAACAAAGTTGTGGCTCCCGGCACGCCGCCCGCTTACGTCGCAGTTGATGAAGCCCGCCAATTAGTCTACAGCGCCAATTATCATCAAGGCACCGCTAGCGTCATGACGATTGCTGAAAATGGTGACTTAACATTAGTTGACCAGCTGACCCATACCGGTAATGGCCCTCGGCCAGAACAAGATAGTGCGCATATTCACTACACCGACTTAACACCAGATAACCGCCTCGTTGCGATTGACCTTGGTAGTGATAAAGTTTACGTTTATAATGTAAGCGCCGCTGGTAAGTTAACTGCTCAATCAGTCTTAACATTAACGCCTGGTTTTGGCCCCCGCCACTTAGTCTTTACGCCAGATGGTACCCACGCGCTCTTAGCTGGCGAACTATCCAGCCAAGTAGCCAGTCTCGCCTATGACTCAGCTACCGGTAGCTTCATGCAACTAGGAACTGTCAAAACCATTCCTGAAGATTACACTGACCATAACGGTGCTGCCGCAATCCGCTTAAGCAACGATGGCCATTACCTCTACGTTTCCAATCGCGGTTATAACAGTTTAGCTGTTTTTGCAGTCGCAGCTGATGCTCACCTGACTCTGATTCAAGAAATCAGTACTGAAGGCGATTTTCCTCGCGATTTTGACTTAGATGCAACTGAAGCATTCGTCGTCGTTGTCAATCAGAACACTGATAATGCAACGCTGTACGAACGTGATCTAAGCTCTGGTAAACTCAGCTTATTGCAAAAAGACCTCACCGTTCCCGAAGGCGTTTGCGTTCTATTCGCAAAGTAA
- a CDS encoding copper homeostasis protein CutC, translating into MLLKEVALENYTNLPAAIAAGAQRIELNDNLAVGGTTVSRGVMAEAAKYTQEHGVTLIAMIRPRGGNFVYNDTELKIMEADLLQAQALGVDGVALGALTADGQLDTEAMALLIGAAGGMNVTFHMAFDALAPDQQAPALEWLVAHQVDRILTHGGPLSTPIEACLPTLQATLQLAAGRIQILPGGGITAANVDQITTTLNVPQAHGTKIIAY; encoded by the coding sequence ATGCTATTAAAAGAAGTCGCCCTTGAAAACTATACTAACCTGCCAGCAGCAATTGCTGCTGGCGCCCAACGGATTGAATTAAATGATAATTTAGCCGTCGGTGGCACGACTGTTAGCCGTGGCGTCATGGCTGAAGCCGCTAAGTACACTCAAGAACATGGCGTCACCTTAATTGCGATGATCCGACCACGAGGTGGTAACTTCGTTTATAATGATACCGAACTGAAAATCATGGAAGCCGATCTGCTACAAGCCCAGGCCTTAGGCGTCGATGGCGTGGCCTTAGGCGCATTAACTGCAGACGGCCAATTAGACACAGAAGCCATGGCCCTATTAATTGGCGCTGCTGGTGGCATGAATGTGACTTTCCACATGGCTTTTGATGCCTTAGCACCTGACCAACAGGCACCAGCCCTAGAGTGGTTAGTGGCCCATCAAGTGGACCGAATTTTAACTCATGGTGGTCCTTTGAGCACCCCTATTGAAGCCTGCTTACCAACGTTGCAAGCGACCTTGCAATTAGCCGCAGGACGGATTCAAATCTTACCTGGTGGTGGCATTACTGCCGCGAATGTCGATCAAATTACAACCACTTTAAATGTCCCCCAAGCACACGGGACAAAAATTATCGCCTATTAA
- a CDS encoding RluA family pseudouridine synthase: protein MRFTWINQMTTPVKVKTILAQHGVTRSLLKKVKFHGGAILVNEQPVLAIHMLTGGETVTMVTPREVGNDHLGVSTLPITVLYEDRDYLIVNKPAGVASVPAHLYPDNTLANRVKGYYQAHGYDNEVVHITTRLDRDTSGIVLFAKHHFAHSVIDRQLKAHAMRKMYLAVVSGTLPVDHGWLDQPIGRAPGSFIKRAITPDGKPSLTEYWVVKRLPTMTVVRVRLHTGRTHQIRIHFAAAGHPLVGDELYEGPWSPFIQRQALHCMQLEFEDPFIQQTLTTFAPLPADLANLIKSN from the coding sequence ATGAGGTTTACGTGGATCAATCAAATGACGACGCCGGTTAAAGTTAAGACTATTTTGGCGCAACATGGGGTTACCCGCAGCTTACTAAAAAAGGTGAAGTTTCATGGGGGCGCCATTTTGGTTAATGAGCAGCCTGTTTTAGCAATTCATATGCTAACGGGTGGGGAGACCGTTACAATGGTGACGCCACGTGAAGTTGGCAACGACCACCTAGGCGTTTCAACGCTACCAATTACGGTCCTATATGAAGATCGTGATTATTTGATTGTGAATAAGCCTGCTGGGGTGGCGTCCGTGCCAGCGCATTTGTATCCGGACAACACCTTAGCTAATCGGGTTAAAGGCTATTATCAAGCACATGGCTATGACAATGAAGTCGTGCACATTACGACGCGTCTCGATCGGGATACTAGTGGGATTGTCTTGTTTGCTAAACACCACTTTGCTCATTCGGTCATTGACCGCCAATTAAAAGCACACGCGATGCGCAAGATGTATCTAGCAGTTGTTAGCGGAACGTTACCAGTTGACCATGGTTGGCTAGATCAACCGATTGGTCGCGCGCCGGGTTCATTTATTAAGCGTGCCATTACACCGGACGGGAAGCCCTCATTAACGGAATACTGGGTCGTCAAACGACTCCCAACGATGACCGTCGTCCGGGTTCGCTTACACACTGGGCGTACGCATCAAATTCGGATTCACTTTGCAGCAGCTGGTCATCCGTTAGTTGGCGATGAATTGTACGAAGGACCTTGGTCGCCGTTCATTCAACGGCAGGCATTGCATTGTATGCAGTTAGAATTTGAGGATCCTTTTATTCAGCAGACGTTAACAACCTTTGCGCCGTTACCGGCAGATTTGGCTAACTTAATTAAGTCCAATTAA
- a CDS encoding NAD kinase, producing the protein MKVTIFANSNQKTKKVAAELHTKLIAAGFEIDDISPDVVLTVGGDGTLLSAFHHYSNMVDQVRFVGVHTGHLGFYTDWRDYEIDQLVAGLLDDNGQSVTYPLLSIEITYADTEETDHYLALNESTLKKLGSTMVADVFIQDDLFERFRGDGLCVSTPTGSTAYNKSVGGAVIHPRLDALQMAEIASINNRVFRTLGSPVIVAPYETITIKPQQQSHFIFTADQMDTQPRPIKQIRYSIANRRIAFAQHRHNRFWRRVGTSFIGLDEK; encoded by the coding sequence ATGAAAGTAACGATATTTGCTAACTCAAATCAAAAAACCAAAAAAGTGGCAGCAGAACTACATACAAAATTAATCGCGGCAGGGTTTGAAATTGATGATATTTCACCAGACGTTGTGTTAACGGTCGGCGGCGACGGCACGCTCTTGTCAGCCTTTCATCACTACAGTAACATGGTTGATCAGGTTCGTTTTGTCGGCGTGCATACGGGGCATTTGGGCTTCTATACTGACTGGCGTGATTACGAGATTGATCAATTGGTTGCTGGCTTATTGGATGACAATGGTCAAAGTGTCACGTATCCGTTGTTATCAATTGAAATTACGTATGCGGATACCGAGGAGACAGATCATTATCTGGCGTTGAACGAGTCAACGTTAAAGAAGCTTGGGAGTACGATGGTAGCGGATGTCTTTATCCAAGATGACTTATTCGAACGATTTCGAGGCGATGGCCTATGCGTGTCTACGCCGACTGGATCAACAGCTTATAATAAGTCAGTTGGCGGCGCTGTGATTCATCCACGCTTGGATGCGTTACAGATGGCTGAAATCGCCTCAATCAATAATCGTGTGTTTCGAACGTTAGGGTCGCCAGTAATTGTGGCGCCCTATGAAACAATTACGATTAAGCCGCAACAACAGTCGCATTTTATTTTTACGGCGGATCAGATGGATACGCAACCACGACCAATTAAACAAATTCGGTATTCAATTGCAAATCGGCGGATTGCCTTTGCACAGCATCGGCATAATCGCTTTTGGCGTCGAGTGGGCACATCCTTCATCGGATTGGATGAAAAATGA
- a CDS encoding GTP pyrophosphokinase family protein — protein MEDWNHFLLPYQQAVDELKVKLRGMRKQFRDLNQHEPIEFVTGRVKPIDSIKEKVVRRKVQEERLEQDMQDIAGLRIMCQFVEDIYQVVDLLRKRTDMTILEERDYISNEKPSGYRSYHIVIEYPVQMVGGEKKILAEIQVRTLAMNFWATIEHSLNYKYQGDFPESLSQRLQRAAEAAFSLDKEMSEIREEIQEAQSLFSYGKGTPTSEAPTPTKEDQ, from the coding sequence ATGGAAGACTGGAACCATTTTTTATTGCCTTATCAGCAAGCTGTGGATGAGTTAAAAGTTAAGTTACGGGGAATGCGGAAACAATTTCGGGACTTAAACCAACACGAACCCATTGAATTTGTGACGGGACGGGTGAAGCCCATTGACAGTATCAAGGAAAAAGTGGTGCGGCGCAAGGTTCAAGAAGAGCGATTAGAACAAGATATGCAGGATATCGCTGGTCTGCGAATCATGTGTCAGTTTGTCGAGGATATCTATCAAGTGGTGGATTTATTGCGTAAGCGCACGGACATGACAATTCTAGAAGAGCGCGACTATATTAGTAATGAAAAGCCATCTGGTTATCGGTCTTATCATATCGTGATTGAATATCCGGTCCAAATGGTGGGTGGCGAAAAGAAAATTTTAGCAGAAATTCAAGTTCGCACTTTGGCAATGAATTTTTGGGCGACAATTGAACATTCTTTGAATTATAAGTATCAAGGTGATTTTCCAGAAAGTCTCAGCCAACGGTTACAACGGGCGGCGGAAGCAGCTTTTAGTTTAGATAAAGAAATGTCCGAAATTCGGGAAGAAATTCAAGAAGCACAGAGCTTATTCTCATATGGCAAAGGGACGCCGACAAGTGAAGCGCCCACACCGACAAAGGAAGATCAATAA
- a CDS encoding DsbA family protein, whose product MLEVYLFVNPLATQCVRDEKNVLRLANDSDKQIRFQFIPLLNINVVQKALKSQGIQTADWQAQNQQSQTLYRVILDYKAALFQGKKRGRNFLIALQDAMLKAGQRYSETLVQSVAEQCQIDLDMFMEDRNGRLAKQAFHADQRLASEMNITEASSAVVFDCDQYDYGVLLEQFNYTTLFNLVNGRLDPFNDLAHQQAGFTDLDATQLHVL is encoded by the coding sequence GTGTTAGAAGTGTATTTATTTGTAAATCCATTGGCAACTCAATGTGTCCGTGATGAAAAAAATGTTTTGCGGTTAGCCAACGATTCGGATAAACAAATTCGATTTCAATTCATCCCCTTACTAAATATCAACGTGGTGCAAAAAGCGCTTAAAAGTCAGGGTATTCAAACCGCTGACTGGCAAGCTCAGAATCAGCAATCGCAGACATTGTACCGGGTCATCTTAGATTATAAAGCCGCCCTTTTTCAAGGTAAAAAACGCGGCCGTAACTTTTTAATCGCCCTTCAAGATGCCATGTTGAAAGCGGGACAACGTTATTCGGAAACCTTAGTACAGTCCGTTGCCGAACAATGCCAGATTGACCTTGATATGTTTATGGAGGATCGTAATGGCCGCTTAGCAAAGCAAGCCTTTCATGCCGACCAACGATTAGCTTCCGAGATGAATATTACCGAAGCTTCATCCGCAGTTGTTTTCGACTGTGATCAATATGATTATGGGGTTTTATTGGAACAATTTAACTACACAACCTTGTTTAATTTAGTTAACGGTCGTTTAGATCCATTTAACGACCTAGCCCATCAACAAGCGGGCTTTACTGATTTAGATGCAACGCAATTGCACGTGTTATAA